A window of Aurantibacillus circumpalustris genomic DNA:
AGAAGCAACCTGGATTAGGTGATAAATTCGAAAAAGAAACAGACCATCTAATCGACAGATTAAAATTAAATCCATATCTCTTTCAGCACAAATACAAACATTATAGAGAAGCCGTATTCAAGAAGTTTCCCTAATATGGTTTATGAAGTAATAGAGAATTCAGTAATTATTCATTCGTTCTTTCATGCCAAACGTAATCCAAAAAGCAAATTAAAACGCAGAGAATTGTAAAATATCAAAAACCACATCAGTGATTTTCTTTTTAAATCTCTTTGACATTTGTACTTTTATAAACTCCGAGACCAATGCAGAACAAACACCTACTTTCTAAACAAAACAAGTGAAACCAAAACCAACATCTGAATTTATCTGGGATTACGCTCCTGCTCCTGAATCTACTGATCATGTGAAAATAGAGTCGCGTTACGGACTATTTATTAATGGGAAATTTGTTGCGCCAAAAAGTAAAAAATATTTTGGGACATATAATCCTGCAACGGATGAAAAACTCGCAGACATTGCAGAAGCGAATGCAGCAGACGTTGATCTGGCTTTTTCTGCTGCGCATAATGCGTATGAAAAAGTTTGGAAAAAAATGCCTCCTAAGGAAAGAGCAAAATACATTTTTAGAATTGCGCGTGTTATTCAAGAAAGGGCGCGTGAACTTTCGGTGATTGAAAGCATGGATGGCGGAAAACCGATCCGTGAGAGCCGCGATTTTGATATTCCCACGGCAGCTAATCATTTTTTTTATTACGCAGGTTGGGCTGATAAACTCGATTACGCTTTTCCAAACAGAAAGCCGAAATCACTTGGAGTTGTTGCGCAAATTATTCCATGGAATTTTCCTTTATTAATGGCGGCCTGGAAAATAGCACCAGCATTGGCAACCGGAAATACCGTTGTTTTAAAACCTGCCGAAAGCACTTCACTCTCTGCCTTAAAATTAGCAGAGATTATTCGCGATTGTGATCTTCCACCAGGTGTTGTAAACATCATTACGGGATTTGCAGATACTGGTAAAGCCATGGTCACTCACCCACAAGCAAATAAAATAGCTTTTACTGGAAGTACAGACGTTGGTAAATACATTCAAAAAGCAACAGCGGGAACGAATAAAAAACTCACTTTAGAATTAGGCGGAAAAGCTGCTCACATTATTTTTGACGATGCACCCATTAACCAAGCAGTTGAAGGGATTGTGAACGGCATCTTTTTTAATCAGGGTCATGTGTGTTGCGCTGGATCACGTTTGTTTTTGCAAGAAAATGTAGCTGATGAAGTCATTCGTAAGCTAAAAGACAGAATGAAAACTTTAATTGTTGGCGATCCACTGGATAAGAACACAGACATTGGCGCAATCAATAATAAACAGCAATTAGAGAAAATAAATAAGTATTTGAAAATTGGTTTAGAAGAAGGTTTAGAAATTTATCAATCGGATTGTGTCTTGCCAAAAAAAGGTTGTTTTTGTAAACCCACTTTGTTTTTAAACGTAGCGCAAAGCAATCGCATTATGCAGGAAGAGATTTTTGGTCCAGTGTTAGCGATCCAAACTTTCAGAACCATAGAAGAAGTAATAGAAAAAGCAAACAATACCCCTTATGGTTTAAGTGCGGGAGTATGGACAGACAAAGGCGCCAAGATTTTCCATTTAACAAGTAAATTAAAAGCTGGCGTTGTTTGGGCAAACACTTATAATAAATTTGATCCCACTTCACCCTTTGGTGGCTATAAAGAATCTGGTTTTGGAAGAGAAGGCGGTTTACATGGATTGATGGGGTATTTGGATATGTAAAAGTAGAGCTCGGCCTTGTTCGAAAAAGAATTAACAATTTCCTTACTGCTTTGGCGCGATTTTTGTCGCTTTCTAGTCAAAGAGACCCATAAAAATTCTTTGGACTTAAGATAAATTTTAGTGCTTTAAGAACATGAACAAATTACTTGTTTTCGTAACTTTCGTTTCAATTTTTAATGCATTAAGCGCACAGTCTTATTTGTATGTTGGAACCAGTACAGTCAATCCTAAAGTTCCAAGTCAAAAAGATTCTATAAAAATATATACTTATACAGGAACCTCTTATCTTTCGAATCAACTCAGTCGTTCATTTAGCATTGATACATCCCAAAAAATTATTGATATTGAATTTTGTTATTATATCGCCGGGTTTTCGTTTCCTATGGCGTCCGCCTACTTCGATAGTTTATGCATTGGAAAAATGAACGCCGGAATTTATACCGTAAACGTAAAATCCTTTCTATCAAGTTCATTTAGTACCTGTGTTTCTTATACTACTAATTCAAACTCTTTTACATTTCCCGTTAGTGATAATATTACTGGATACAAAAGCATTGAGGAAATCACAATTCCAATAACTGCTTTTCCTAATCCAGTAAAAGACAAGTTGGAATTTAAACTTGAATCGAATGTTTCACCAAAAACAAACTTGAAAATTATAAATGCGCTTGGACAAATTGTTTATTCGAAACACAACTATGATCTAAAAAACGAGCTAGACCTTAGCTTTCTTCAAATCGGAATTTACTATCTAAACATAGGAAATACGAATGGGCAAAAAGTTTTTAAAATTGTTAAGGATTAAAAAAATGAAACTAGTAAAAGTTCTAATTTTATTAACTGTGATTCTTAGAAGCTCTGACTTAAAAGCTCAACTTACCTTTACCGTAAACAACTCCAGCAGTTCATATAGCATTACTTGCAGCAATCCAACGCTAAATCTTTCCGCTACAAGCAATTTCTCTTCAACGCTTTCTTATACATGGATTAGTCCGCAATTGATTAGCATAGCGTCAAATTCTATCGGAATAACAAGCCCTGGCGCTTATACTATAAATGCTACAAGTGGAGCTTTGAGTGCTTCACAAACTATAGCAATTGGAATAAACACGACCGTTCCCACTCTAACACTAAGTTCTTCGAACGCATCGTTGACGTGTCTAACCCACACTGTTCTCGTAAGCGGAATAGTGTCCCCAACAAACGTTCAAATAAGTTGGGTCGAACCATTTACAGAATTTCCTTGTGTAACTAACACGTGTGTATTTGTGGCAGCTGGAACTTACCATTTAAAAATAACTGATCCGATAAACGGTTGTGCAAATTCGGGCACAATTAGTATTGGTGATGGTCGTAATTATTTTCAAATGAGTACCCCTGAACCTTTTCTAGTGAATTGTCCGGATGGAACGGTAACTATAAGTCCTATCTACTCTACAAATATAAATTCAATAAACTTTGCTTGGACGAGTCCAATTAATGCTTCTGTTAGTGGTGCCAATACCTCGTCTCTTACAACTAACGCTCCTGGCACATATACCGTTATGGTCACAGATACCACTAACGGCTGTATAACCAAAAATCTCATTTATGTTTATGCTTGTGTAGGTATAAACCTAGATCTCTTCGAGACAAATTTTAAGATATTTCCGAATCCTGTAAAAGATAAATTGCAATTTGAACTAAATGATTTACTAATCTTCGATCTTAAATTAATGATCGCTGATGCTCTAGGACAAATAGTTTATTCAGAAAATAATTTTGATCTGAAAATGGAATTAGATCTAAATTTTTTAAAATCCGGGATTTATTATCTGAAACTTGTAGGGTTCAAAAATCAAAAAGTTTTTAAGTTGATTAAAGACTGATGAATATTTCGATCGAACATGAATTTCTTTAAACTTCACTTTCATTTAGTACTGCCCTTAACAGTTTTCAAAATCTTTAGAGTGTATTCGTATCGCGGCAATCCACCTAAAGGCTTAGAAAATAAGGGTACTGGTACATCATACTCATTCGTGACACATATAACAAAGTTGTTTTTACTATTCCCGCTTTTTACGATTTGCAAATCGAGACATTTACTTTTTTCTTTTTCCACAATTGGCTGGCTATCAATGCTCCATTCTTTATTATTAGAAGTGTTTATTATTCTTCCGTTTTTAACTGAAGAATATAATTTTATGTCACCATCATTATCAAAACCGAATGTTTTTATTTTAAATCCTGTTATTAAATTATCTGCATAGGGATACACATGAGAGATAGAATTTTTTGCTTCCAACAATCTCACACTATACTCGTATGCAAAAGCATTTCCACCTTCCATAGCTATGTTATCATCATTCTTTACACTTAAAAAAAGTTTATATCCGTTACCGTCGTCACCTTTTAAACCATCAATTACTATTTTAAATACGTAACTATCGAACTCGCTCACAAGCTCTCCTTGTTGCGGATTAAAAGGGCCGAAACTAATCCATTTACCATCGGTTGCCGCTTCAGATCCAAAAATTCGTGATTCAATTAAAATGCCGCTTTTGTAATTTCCTATTGGGTTTATTCCTCTTGCGTCCTTATCATAATATGAATCTTTTCCGCCATAAATAGAATATTTGATTTTTGTATCCCAACCATTACTTATTTCATCCAAATCTCCAAAAGTTTCAGGATCAAAAACACGAATATAGAAAGGAGTTGTTTGATTTTTTGGAATAGAAAAGAAAACGGTTTGTGAAAAATCATCGTCGCCCCAGGAATGATCTCCATTGATACCAAAGGTTACAAGGCAAGCAATGTTCTCTTGTGCTGAAGGAACTTGTTGCGCAAACTGTTTTGTGGAAACTAAAATTCCTAGTAATAAAAACACCCTCTTTATATAACTATCATTTACCACCATCTAATGAGTCTGAAAATTTTTTACTCGGTACTTCGTAATTCTCAAGCACCGTAAATTTTTTATTAGCCGAAAACAATTTATATGCCCCGCTTAGCTTATTCTTCGCTATAACAGTAAGTTTTATTTGATAATCCCCACCGTTATTATATTTGTGTTTAATGCTTTTCCCATTATTTATCTCGCCATTTCCCATGTCCCACAAATAATCAACAATT
This region includes:
- a CDS encoding aldehyde dehydrogenase family protein; amino-acid sequence: MKPKPTSEFIWDYAPAPESTDHVKIESRYGLFINGKFVAPKSKKYFGTYNPATDEKLADIAEANAADVDLAFSAAHNAYEKVWKKMPPKERAKYIFRIARVIQERARELSVIESMDGGKPIRESRDFDIPTAANHFFYYAGWADKLDYAFPNRKPKSLGVVAQIIPWNFPLLMAAWKIAPALATGNTVVLKPAESTSLSALKLAEIIRDCDLPPGVVNIITGFADTGKAMVTHPQANKIAFTGSTDVGKYIQKATAGTNKKLTLELGGKAAHIIFDDAPINQAVEGIVNGIFFNQGHVCCAGSRLFLQENVADEVIRKLKDRMKTLIVGDPLDKNTDIGAINNKQQLEKINKYLKIGLEEGLEIYQSDCVLPKKGCFCKPTLFLNVAQSNRIMQEEIFGPVLAIQTFRTIEEVIEKANNTPYGLSAGVWTDKGAKIFHLTSKLKAGVVWANTYNKFDPTSPFGGYKESGFGREGGLHGLMGYLDM
- a CDS encoding T9SS type A sorting domain-containing protein yields the protein MNKLLVFVTFVSIFNALSAQSYLYVGTSTVNPKVPSQKDSIKIYTYTGTSYLSNQLSRSFSIDTSQKIIDIEFCYYIAGFSFPMASAYFDSLCIGKMNAGIYTVNVKSFLSSSFSTCVSYTTNSNSFTFPVSDNITGYKSIEEITIPITAFPNPVKDKLEFKLESNVSPKTNLKIINALGQIVYSKHNYDLKNELDLSFLQIGIYYLNIGNTNGQKVFKIVKD
- a CDS encoding T9SS type A sorting domain-containing protein translates to MKLVKVLILLTVILRSSDLKAQLTFTVNNSSSSYSITCSNPTLNLSATSNFSSTLSYTWISPQLISIASNSIGITSPGAYTINATSGALSASQTIAIGINTTVPTLTLSSSNASLTCLTHTVLVSGIVSPTNVQISWVEPFTEFPCVTNTCVFVAAGTYHLKITDPINGCANSGTISIGDGRNYFQMSTPEPFLVNCPDGTVTISPIYSTNINSINFAWTSPINASVSGANTSSLTTNAPGTYTVMVTDTTNGCITKNLIYVYACVGINLDLFETNFKIFPNPVKDKLQFELNDLLIFDLKLMIADALGQIVYSENNFDLKMELDLNFLKSGIYYLKLVGFKNQKVFKLIKD